One segment of Leptospirillum ferrooxidans C2-3 DNA contains the following:
- a CDS encoding DotU family type IV/VI secretion system protein: MTTLSDCLIPLLAFVKDRLERSLPETNTLRREILDRIEKARSQAKSSGISDTHFESGLFPAIVWIDESLMCANWPGAVDWSRNMLQKSFFRITNGGVEFYRRMPQETKDPNAREILSIYLMALKLGFRGQYGLESNGHEAARIQKHLQSILEPDLPIFERDKIFPSGYLTREGPEGQTKVASRKTLNTVFVWLVPSLMVLVLFVLYDRIIHQMTRNVLRHLH, translated from the coding sequence ATGACAACACTATCCGATTGCCTCATCCCCCTTCTGGCCTTCGTCAAGGACAGGCTCGAGCGTTCACTTCCGGAGACAAACACCCTCAGGCGGGAGATCCTTGACCGGATCGAGAAGGCCCGCTCGCAGGCCAAAAGCTCCGGCATCTCCGATACGCATTTTGAAAGCGGACTCTTTCCGGCGATCGTCTGGATCGATGAAAGCCTGATGTGCGCCAACTGGCCGGGCGCGGTCGACTGGAGCAGGAACATGCTCCAGAAATCCTTTTTCAGGATCACGAACGGAGGGGTCGAGTTCTACAGGCGTATGCCCCAGGAGACAAAGGACCCGAATGCCAGGGAGATCCTGTCGATCTACCTGATGGCCCTCAAGCTGGGATTCAGGGGGCAATACGGACTGGAATCGAACGGCCACGAGGCAGCGAGGATCCAAAAACATCTCCAGAGCATTCTGGAACCGGATCTGCCGATCTTCGAAAGGGACAAGATCTTTCCCTCCGGCTATCTGACCCGTGAGGGTCCGGAGGGCCAGACAAAGGTCGCCTCCCGGAAGACCCTGAACACGGTTTTCGTCTGGCTCGTCCCGTCCCTGATGGTCCTGGTCCTCTTCGTCCTGTACGACCGGATCATTCACCAGATGACCCGAAACGTCCTCAGACACCTTCATTGA
- a CDS encoding type VI secretion protein IcmF/TssM N-terminal domain-containing protein, which yields MIKKVLKPVLSLLLATALFILVWLFGSYEHWPIWLSLLSGAIVVLVSFSGRRIVGFIQKTASQQKLRASANLDKKSERLLSIGSLWKKAISTARGSAGRKSGNPISTLPLFLVLGGGTTGKTTLLANANVPIRFRNVSPQIDPPPTETIEFFFEDKAILLDTSGRYVNPEQTADINEEWDLITRLLLKTRQRESLSGVIVTISVEDLWSSDSTKLARISQNIRQRIDSLMRTTNIRFPVYIMVTKLDLLSGFGHFVSSLPKPRTDEILGYLSKPEEQWDQTLESSLDRLSGEIREILFSRSDAGTDSSEALVFPLEIQALKPLLTPFIKGLFEASPYLELPVFRGVFLSSGTIRGARFSSILGDEGGIRKEQPVEILEPNSRVALKSDQSTLELGNGNQAGARPASMISGGSPKKAPPFTMGVFLKDFFTDLLPSDRSQVIPLGLLARWRRFSSNILLVSWYGFNLLLGLYFSYSFYVTYHTVKTLSAREPGEIRIGGDFHQNLENLEGYRSLIDWMAGKDRSILFHLLAFSGQVGVIEDRMKERFTDLFSRAVLPEMNATLRAKIRELLNDDPKNQLADYAEILVRRINLIRDRENRMGYDDLKRQPQPGTLDLATIDPTISPQEARHFADLYLAYTAWVPAEAIGPSKDLLQSLLLEVEQTVPDFTWLVDWVNTQNLQNVTLATFWKGTATPKHGRTIPAAYTNTGMRRIFEFLTEVQAASPPNFPIALHEQSFLAWYRIRKEEAWLGFLQSFQDGESTLSDAIAWKGFFQSLPTPQNPYILLANRMSEEFPASQDNQHERWQDLLRRILRIENARPQSGLVSRIRGYAGILDASGSTGTHHGAKRGQRYFVSMIDASKAYTRFSQDLSQAVGDGLKGQGHALGLTAAYFSFSHRSKNKKPVLIDLGDALSSMKENLISSSDPKEILVWELVSGQFSSALDFLDREAACEINDRWVADVVSPAQASLTSKELNHFLLGAGGSIPAFMEKTMKPFVMRGANGYRLITKDGAGVAVSPEFLVFINTAISGRRSLELAMKETELESKKQHLDLVTLRQSLQKQDQDDSRKILMMTKKQFPVVLKALPTDVNSQSLSKPYLTRLTLSCAEKTHVLNNFNLPVRSSWTWSPLVCGRTTLDIRIGKLTVSRSYPGPNGFAHFLEAFYQGRLRLTPQDFPLYKDALVNLHVTHLDVRFRFKGAHALLSSYKQGQLAQASQDRIRNKIRKIDSELSILDQNDLEHQQESLKDRPFASDKIPVRISNCFPGEQNASSQPEAPSHDNL from the coding sequence ATGATTAAAAAAGTCCTGAAACCGGTTCTCTCCCTTCTCCTGGCAACGGCCCTGTTTATCCTGGTGTGGCTTTTTGGCTCCTATGAACACTGGCCCATATGGCTTTCCCTTTTATCCGGCGCCATCGTAGTGCTTGTCTCCTTCTCCGGACGCCGGATCGTCGGGTTCATCCAAAAAACGGCCTCCCAGCAAAAGCTCCGTGCTTCCGCCAATCTGGACAAGAAATCAGAGCGGCTTCTTTCGATCGGAAGCCTCTGGAAAAAAGCCATCTCCACCGCCCGGGGATCGGCCGGGAGAAAGAGCGGGAACCCGATCTCCACCCTGCCGCTGTTCCTTGTTCTGGGCGGGGGTACAACAGGAAAGACCACCCTTCTGGCCAATGCGAACGTCCCGATCCGCTTCAGGAACGTCTCTCCCCAAATCGATCCGCCCCCCACCGAAACCATCGAGTTTTTCTTCGAGGACAAGGCGATCCTTCTGGACACTTCGGGACGTTACGTCAATCCCGAGCAGACCGCCGACATCAATGAGGAATGGGATCTGATCACAAGACTTCTTTTAAAAACGCGCCAGAGAGAATCCCTGAGCGGCGTGATCGTGACCATTTCCGTCGAAGATCTCTGGAGCTCCGACAGCACAAAGCTTGCCCGGATCTCCCAGAACATCCGGCAGAGGATCGACTCCCTGATGCGGACCACCAACATCCGCTTTCCCGTATACATCATGGTCACCAAGCTCGATCTTCTGTCGGGATTTGGCCATTTTGTCTCGTCGCTCCCGAAGCCCCGGACCGATGAAATCCTGGGATATCTTTCAAAACCGGAAGAGCAGTGGGACCAGACGCTTGAGTCCTCCCTCGACAGGCTGTCCGGAGAGATCCGCGAGATCCTCTTTTCCAGGAGCGATGCCGGAACAGACTCCTCCGAGGCTCTCGTGTTCCCGCTCGAAATCCAGGCCCTCAAGCCCCTTCTCACCCCCTTTATCAAGGGACTGTTCGAAGCCTCACCCTATCTCGAGCTTCCGGTCTTCCGGGGGGTTTTCCTTTCAAGCGGAACGATCCGCGGAGCCCGGTTCTCCTCGATTCTTGGCGATGAAGGCGGAATACGAAAAGAACAACCCGTTGAAATTCTCGAGCCCAACTCCCGGGTTGCCCTCAAATCCGACCAGAGCACCCTGGAGCTGGGGAACGGAAACCAGGCCGGCGCCCGACCGGCCTCGATGATCTCCGGAGGTTCTCCCAAAAAAGCACCACCCTTCACCATGGGCGTTTTCCTCAAGGATTTCTTTACGGACCTTCTGCCCTCCGACCGCTCCCAGGTCATTCCACTGGGTCTTTTGGCCCGATGGAGACGCTTTTCCTCGAATATCCTCCTTGTGAGCTGGTACGGATTCAATCTTCTTCTGGGACTTTATTTTTCCTATTCGTTTTACGTGACCTACCATACCGTCAAAACGCTTTCCGCCCGGGAGCCCGGAGAAATCCGGATCGGAGGAGATTTTCACCAGAATCTGGAAAACCTCGAGGGTTACCGGAGCCTGATCGACTGGATGGCGGGAAAGGATCGATCGATCCTCTTTCACCTTCTCGCTTTTTCCGGACAGGTGGGGGTGATTGAAGACCGGATGAAGGAGCGATTCACCGACCTGTTTTCAAGGGCGGTCCTTCCCGAGATGAATGCGACGCTCCGGGCCAAAATCCGGGAGCTTTTAAACGATGATCCCAAAAATCAGCTGGCCGACTATGCCGAAATCCTGGTCCGGAGAATCAATCTCATCAGGGACCGGGAAAACCGGATGGGATACGACGATCTGAAGCGGCAACCCCAGCCGGGAACACTGGACCTCGCCACCATCGATCCGACCATCTCTCCCCAGGAAGCCCGGCACTTCGCCGATCTCTATCTGGCCTACACCGCATGGGTTCCGGCCGAAGCCATCGGCCCCAGCAAGGACCTTCTCCAGTCCCTCCTTCTGGAGGTCGAACAGACCGTTCCCGACTTCACATGGCTTGTCGACTGGGTCAACACCCAGAACTTGCAAAATGTCACTCTGGCAACCTTCTGGAAGGGAACCGCCACCCCCAAACATGGCCGGACCATTCCGGCTGCCTACACAAACACCGGCATGAGACGGATCTTCGAATTTCTCACCGAGGTCCAGGCGGCAAGTCCGCCAAACTTCCCCATCGCCTTGCATGAACAATCCTTCCTGGCCTGGTACAGGATCCGAAAGGAAGAGGCATGGCTCGGTTTTCTCCAGTCCTTCCAGGACGGCGAGTCGACCCTCTCCGACGCCATTGCCTGGAAGGGTTTCTTCCAGAGCCTTCCGACACCCCAAAATCCCTACATCCTCCTTGCAAACCGGATGTCGGAGGAATTTCCGGCGAGCCAGGACAACCAGCACGAACGCTGGCAGGATCTTCTCCGAAGGATCCTCAGGATTGAAAACGCCAGACCCCAGTCGGGTCTGGTCTCCCGTATCCGGGGATACGCCGGCATCCTCGACGCGTCCGGCTCCACCGGAACCCATCATGGGGCCAAACGGGGACAGAGATACTTCGTTTCCATGATCGATGCGAGCAAGGCCTATACCCGGTTTTCCCAGGATCTCTCCCAGGCGGTGGGAGACGGGCTAAAGGGACAGGGACACGCCCTGGGTCTGACCGCGGCCTATTTCTCCTTCAGCCATCGTTCCAAAAATAAAAAACCCGTCCTGATCGATCTCGGAGATGCCCTCTCCAGCATGAAAGAGAACCTGATCTCGAGCTCGGATCCCAAGGAAATTCTCGTCTGGGAGCTGGTGTCCGGCCAGTTTTCAAGCGCCCTTGATTTTCTCGACCGGGAAGCGGCCTGCGAGATCAACGATCGCTGGGTCGCCGATGTCGTCTCTCCCGCCCAGGCCTCTCTCACGTCGAAAGAGCTCAATCATTTTCTTCTGGGAGCGGGAGGAAGCATCCCCGCCTTCATGGAGAAAACCATGAAACCCTTTGTCATGCGGGGCGCAAACGGCTACAGGCTCATCACGAAAGACGGAGCCGGAGTCGCCGTATCACCAGAATTTCTGGTCTTCATCAACACGGCCATCTCGGGACGGCGATCGCTGGAACTGGCGATGAAAGAGACCGAACTCGAAAGCAAGAAACAGCATCTCGATCTCGTCACCCTGAGGCAGTCCCTTCAGAAACAAGATCAGGACGACTCCAGAAAGATCCTCATGATGACCAAAAAACAGTTCCCGGTGGTGTTAAAGGCCCTTCCGACGGACGTGAACAGCCAGAGTCTTTCGAAGCCCTACCTGACACGTCTGACACTTTCCTGCGCGGAAAAGACGCATGTGCTCAACAATTTCAACCTTCCGGTCCGGAGCTCCTGGACATGGTCCCCCCTTGTCTGCGGAAGGACGACCCTCGATATCCGCATCGGAAAACTCACCGTGAGCCGGAGCTATCCGGGACCCAACGGTTTCGCCCATTTTCTGGAAGCCTTCTATCAGGGCCGATTGAGGCTGACACCCCAGGACTTCCCTCTCTACAAGGACGCCCTCGTCAACCTCCATGTGACCCACCTTGATGTCCGTTTCCGGTTCAAGGGAGCGCATGCTCTCCTGTCCAGCTACAAGCAGGGCCAGCTGGCCCAGGCCTCCCAGGACAGGATCCGGAACAAGATCAGGAAAATCGACTCGGAGCTCTCGATTCTCGACCAGAATGACCTCGAGCACCAGCAGGAATCTTTAAAAGACAGGCCCTTCGCCAGCGACAAGATCCCCGTGAGAATCTCAAACTGCTTCCCGGGAGAACAAAACGCGTCATCACAACCGGAGGCGCCATCTCATGACAACCTGTAG
- the tssK gene encoding type VI secretion system baseplate subunit TssK yields MKSTKPIFWHQGLFLQPQHFQLTDAHTTGMTRPVLDTVLPFGWGVQTIDIQTTALGRGSVQVNSLSMVLQDGSFVQFPGNAVIRPRSFEKDWTYRDKPLTIYAGLRRFRDQGKNVTTVPNLDSDADTRFLSLADPEEVQDLYGEGPPASVKTLYFNVRLFWDNEIDNLEHYNLVPVAQVLWEGGVIKPSPSFIPPSLSLSTSRNLSSLVQEIRNECASRSRQLEEFKTPREQKTEGMDAGYMIYILALRTLNRYVPLLYHYAESDPVHPWLLYGTLRQMVGEVSTFSDRVNFLGETDQSGEPLPPYDHEDIWGCLTKAQTVLFTLLNNLTVGPDLIIRLEKSDESFNGTLSQSFFSPRTRYYLVVKTEGDPERESSSFMDNAKIGPPSIISSLIRRALPGVELTAMSGPPQGLPRRLNAQYFRIEPHDPVWDAIRQEEAIQVHWPGAPEGSMIDLIGVR; encoded by the coding sequence ATGAAATCCACAAAACCGATCTTCTGGCACCAAGGACTTTTCCTTCAGCCCCAGCACTTCCAACTGACCGACGCCCATACCACCGGAATGACCCGCCCGGTCCTCGACACCGTTCTGCCCTTTGGATGGGGAGTCCAGACGATCGACATCCAGACGACCGCCCTCGGACGGGGATCGGTTCAGGTCAACTCCCTGTCCATGGTCCTTCAGGACGGAAGCTTCGTACAGTTTCCCGGAAACGCAGTCATCCGACCCCGTTCTTTCGAAAAAGACTGGACATACAGGGACAAGCCGCTGACGATCTATGCGGGTCTCCGGCGCTTCAGGGACCAGGGCAAGAATGTCACCACCGTCCCGAATCTCGATTCTGATGCAGACACCCGGTTTCTCTCCCTTGCCGACCCCGAAGAGGTCCAGGACCTTTACGGGGAAGGACCACCAGCCTCCGTCAAAACACTTTATTTCAATGTCCGTCTCTTCTGGGACAACGAAATCGACAATCTCGAGCACTATAACCTTGTTCCCGTGGCGCAGGTCCTGTGGGAGGGAGGGGTCATCAAGCCAAGCCCTTCTTTCATCCCTCCCTCCCTCTCCCTGTCCACCTCCCGGAACCTTTCAAGCCTTGTCCAGGAAATCCGGAATGAATGCGCCAGCCGTTCCCGGCAGCTCGAGGAGTTCAAGACCCCCAGGGAGCAGAAGACGGAAGGAATGGACGCAGGATACATGATCTATATCCTCGCCCTCCGCACCCTGAACCGTTACGTCCCCCTCCTCTATCACTACGCCGAAAGCGACCCTGTTCATCCATGGCTCCTCTACGGAACACTCAGGCAGATGGTGGGAGAGGTCAGCACATTTTCCGACCGGGTCAATTTTCTCGGCGAGACCGATCAATCCGGAGAGCCCCTTCCTCCCTATGATCACGAGGATATCTGGGGATGTCTGACCAAAGCCCAGACGGTGCTGTTTACATTGCTGAACAACCTGACCGTCGGACCGGATCTGATCATCCGGCTCGAAAAAAGCGACGAATCCTTCAATGGAACCCTTTCCCAGTCCTTCTTCTCTCCCCGGACACGCTATTACCTGGTGGTCAAGACCGAGGGAGATCCGGAACGGGAAAGCTCCTCCTTCATGGACAATGCGAAAATCGGCCCTCCCTCCATCATCTCCTCCCTGATCAGAAGAGCTCTGCCCGGTGTCGAACTCACCGCCATGAGCGGACCGCCCCAGGGTCTTCCCAGAAGACTCAACGCCCAGTATTTCCGGATCGAACCGCATGACCCGGTCTGGGACGCCATCCGTCAGGAGGAGGCGATACAGGTCCATTGGCCGGGAGCACCTGAAGGTTCAATGATCGATCTTATTGGAGTCCGATAA
- the tssA gene encoding type VI secretion system protein TssA gives MNLESIRELGKKAIPGEFPAGRDVRELEGFLALQAEIDRSQSISASGAVDWKKVQKLSEELLDREGKDLLVACYLSVALTRTGGPPGFLAGLKVMADLVEDYWETLFPPLKRLRGRRNAISWWLEQQKEILPKLDNPPLSPREMADGREVARRLNRTLGDKDPEGPLLSPVIALLDALPVLEPEPLQEIKEAVPPESSAPSPEPLEPVSRQEEPIAIPEEEPEDTLERIYVAMKIVSENLLAGDPTDFRIYRTSRMSLWDPISVLPDSQDRVTRIPPPPHPLQSALESVLASGSPEDLIAFSETQQPVYPFWLDLSFHEAMALEKMGESGQQAALALKGEISFLLKRLSGIESLSFSDNTPFLSPEGKKWLESLHMGDQPPGGGETLASSALFEPVRLMIGDGRHEEAARRFEEIRKKAPSARIRLHLDTEFLMEIAGRGRDFPVEIFALSLLRESDRIDLDLWEPELSKRVLPLLYRIFSQSEEDELQKEAGHLMRRLVALDISSAIVTFQKR, from the coding sequence ATGAACCTTGAATCGATCAGAGAACTTGGCAAAAAGGCGATCCCCGGAGAGTTCCCTGCCGGTCGCGATGTTCGGGAGCTTGAGGGCTTTCTGGCTCTTCAGGCGGAAATCGACCGAAGCCAGTCCATCTCCGCGTCAGGAGCGGTCGACTGGAAAAAGGTCCAGAAACTCTCCGAAGAGCTTCTCGACAGGGAGGGAAAAGACCTTCTGGTCGCCTGCTACCTTTCCGTCGCCCTGACCCGAACCGGGGGTCCCCCCGGTTTTCTGGCCGGCCTCAAGGTCATGGCCGACCTCGTCGAAGACTATTGGGAAACCCTTTTTCCACCCCTGAAAAGACTGCGGGGAAGACGGAACGCCATTTCCTGGTGGCTCGAACAGCAAAAGGAAATCCTTCCGAAGCTGGACAATCCTCCACTGTCTCCCCGGGAGATGGCCGATGGCCGGGAGGTCGCCCGTCGATTGAACCGGACATTGGGAGACAAAGACCCTGAAGGCCCCCTTCTGAGCCCTGTCATTGCCCTTTTGGACGCCCTTCCCGTCCTGGAGCCAGAGCCTCTCCAGGAGATAAAGGAGGCTGTCCCCCCCGAGAGTTCAGCTCCCTCTCCGGAACCTTTGGAACCCGTGTCCCGTCAGGAGGAGCCGATCGCTATCCCGGAGGAAGAACCGGAAGACACTCTGGAGCGGATCTATGTGGCCATGAAAATCGTTTCGGAAAATCTTCTGGCCGGGGATCCCACCGATTTCCGGATTTATCGTACTTCCAGAATGTCCCTGTGGGACCCGATCTCCGTTCTCCCCGACTCCCAGGATCGGGTCACCCGCATTCCCCCTCCTCCCCATCCCCTTCAGTCCGCACTGGAATCCGTTCTCGCCTCGGGCAGTCCCGAAGACCTGATCGCCTTTTCGGAAACCCAGCAACCGGTTTACCCCTTCTGGCTGGATCTGTCCTTCCACGAGGCCATGGCGCTTGAAAAGATGGGCGAATCCGGCCAACAGGCCGCTCTTGCCCTCAAGGGAGAGATCTCCTTCCTGTTAAAACGGCTTTCCGGAATCGAATCACTCTCTTTCTCGGACAACACTCCCTTCCTTTCTCCCGAAGGCAAAAAATGGCTTGAATCTCTCCACATGGGCGATCAGCCCCCCGGAGGGGGGGAGACGTTGGCTTCATCAGCGCTTTTCGAGCCGGTGCGGCTGATGATTGGCGATGGACGACATGAAGAAGCGGCCAGACGATTTGAGGAGATCCGGAAAAAGGCACCTTCGGCCCGGATCCGGCTTCACCTGGATACGGAGTTTTTGATGGAGATCGCCGGAAGGGGTCGCGATTTCCCCGTTGAAATATTTGCGCTTTCCCTCCTCCGGGAGAGCGACCGGATCGATCTCGACCTTTGGGAACCGGAGCTCTCCAAAAGGGTTCTCCCGCTCCTCTACCGGATCTTTTCGCAAAGTGAAGAGGACGAGCTCCAGAAGGAAGCCGGCCACCTGATGCGCCGTCTAGTCGCTCTGGACATCTCCAGTGCCATCGTAACATTCCAGAAGAGATGA
- a CDS encoding ATP-binding protein, translated as MAPMGRIRQKQGQLDVRVLGSPELFFRGRSLAGSLFDKPTALFLYLAVERRRHKRSDLIGLLWPEMDERSGRQNLNSTIYILKKRFQGLGVMDCDRFCVWWELSGWDPDPVDLARLMENKPFRECDTLHEPSSCNRCHERITSCLSEYRGDFLESTTLPHLPAYETWIREVREGVRSRVLYLKGLLSGTTPVVTPDAPSVEGPESRQATILCLQVEPENREDLQDLLLQIGKCRELFSDLSVKNGGWVAPFHGSAWFSYFGFPSSQENSARQAVRTALGILEKVRTSDSPFPPVRMGIHTGEIVCDLARGLPDVLGEATRMATLVADEAGPGETLATEGTIGSIRSFFISESEGERLFVNGKNPVTLHRILGESEGPSFGELFVGREKELGILLKLWRQVLRGEKKVVWVTGEAGIGKSRLVHALVRSLGQSAVVRELYCFPECQMIPWFPLTRFFRTFLSLNPKKTADEIRYAAEKYLLSMGRPVEEDLPAFLRFVLGEGHWSDHLPPLSPGKVSVLVENLMVDLLSVRVRNSPVLLIVEDCPWADQLTIAMIRKLLGTISSGRLMVLMVSRTGSALRNLSFDDPDCQIELLPLDPEESRKFIGAISSDALPPEKVRELVSLGSGVPLFLEEYVRMAIRSSSVQTSDFSPNTMELLSSRIDDLGEHKELAQIAACLGREFPKDLFGRVASSLHPGQQVPRWECGLNTLFGKGILIRSGEDPESVLSFRHGILRDAILRSLPDSRRMLIHRRTVDVLREQFSDRVEQEPDCLAEHMEKAGMFEEVLPVLVRAAKRAIAMGAIQEAGARLEKALEIVRSDRSEKSRERELEILLVIGPVCRVLHGYGSDRIDAIYRSAFELCDMVGPSFRTFPLLYAMWASAITRFGPAEALPWARNLMIHSRKSGLWEDRVRASHVLGNTFSWTGKLDESERSLKDGLSEAAGFYDLASKPDLSPYAEEPVVGLMCDLSRVYCLQGRSGEAESWASRAIGRSTDLGHPLSLCLSLSSMTLIHFFSGESEKADAVSRRLRSLSETHGFELWVHSALFSIGWSKGSEKGCDMMRDAKQVIMKDLPGYAPLYSLFEADGAIRAKNPERALIALQEGRRAAVSTGISILDPELLRLEGEARLMIEPHRSELSRALYGEALDRAISSGAYGLALKAVLSLSRIVPGDILKVREILEHLPEIGRAPDWEQAFRISQNVQEPSGESGLP; from the coding sequence ATGGCCCCGATGGGGAGGATTCGCCAAAAACAGGGACAGCTTGATGTTCGGGTACTGGGTTCTCCAGAACTGTTCTTTCGGGGACGATCCCTGGCAGGGTCGCTGTTCGACAAGCCGACCGCCCTTTTCTTGTATCTGGCGGTCGAGCGCAGGCGTCACAAGCGATCCGACCTGATTGGTCTGCTCTGGCCGGAAATGGATGAGCGATCGGGACGACAGAACCTCAACAGCACAATTTATATCCTGAAAAAGCGCTTCCAGGGATTGGGTGTGATGGATTGCGACCGGTTTTGTGTCTGGTGGGAGCTGTCCGGATGGGATCCCGATCCGGTCGACCTCGCGAGACTGATGGAGAACAAGCCTTTCCGGGAGTGTGACACCCTTCACGAACCGTCCTCCTGCAACAGATGCCATGAGAGAATCACCTCTTGCCTTTCCGAATATCGTGGAGATTTTCTGGAAAGCACAACGCTTCCCCATTTGCCGGCTTATGAAACATGGATCCGGGAAGTCCGGGAGGGGGTAAGGAGCCGGGTTCTTTACCTCAAGGGTCTCCTTTCCGGAACGACGCCGGTGGTTACGCCCGATGCCCCTTCCGTCGAGGGACCCGAGTCCCGTCAGGCAACCATCCTGTGTCTTCAGGTGGAACCGGAAAATCGCGAGGACCTTCAGGATCTGCTTCTGCAGATTGGCAAATGCCGGGAGCTGTTTTCGGACCTTTCCGTGAAGAATGGCGGCTGGGTCGCTCCGTTTCATGGATCTGCATGGTTTTCGTACTTCGGTTTTCCGTCCTCCCAGGAAAATTCCGCCCGGCAAGCTGTACGGACAGCCCTTGGAATACTGGAAAAAGTCCGGACCTCCGATTCTCCCTTTCCCCCTGTCAGGATGGGGATTCATACCGGAGAGATTGTTTGCGATCTGGCAAGAGGGCTCCCTGATGTTTTGGGGGAGGCGACCCGGATGGCCACACTGGTCGCCGATGAAGCCGGTCCTGGGGAGACCCTGGCAACGGAAGGGACGATCGGGAGTATCCGATCCTTTTTCATCTCCGAATCGGAGGGAGAGAGGCTGTTTGTAAACGGAAAAAATCCTGTCACCCTCCACAGGATCCTGGGAGAATCGGAAGGTCCTTCGTTCGGAGAGCTCTTTGTCGGGCGGGAGAAGGAGCTTGGAATCCTTCTGAAACTTTGGCGGCAGGTCCTCCGGGGGGAGAAAAAAGTCGTCTGGGTGACAGGAGAGGCGGGGATCGGAAAATCACGCCTCGTTCATGCTCTTGTCCGCTCTCTCGGTCAATCGGCTGTGGTCCGGGAGCTCTATTGTTTCCCCGAATGTCAAATGATTCCCTGGTTCCCCTTGACCCGCTTTTTCCGGACGTTTTTGAGCCTGAACCCTAAAAAGACAGCGGATGAGATCCGGTATGCTGCCGAAAAATATCTCCTGTCCATGGGGCGGCCGGTGGAGGAGGATCTTCCCGCCTTCCTCCGATTTGTTCTTGGAGAGGGACACTGGTCTGATCATCTCCCGCCACTGTCTCCGGGGAAGGTTTCTGTCCTGGTTGAAAATCTCATGGTGGACCTTCTGTCGGTCAGGGTCCGCAACTCGCCGGTTCTTCTGATCGTCGAGGATTGCCCATGGGCCGATCAACTGACCATCGCCATGATCCGGAAATTGCTCGGGACGATTTCTTCCGGTCGTCTGATGGTCCTGATGGTTTCCAGGACAGGGTCCGCTCTCCGGAATCTCTCCTTCGATGATCCGGACTGTCAGATCGAACTTCTACCCCTCGACCCAGAGGAGAGCCGGAAGTTCATCGGGGCGATCTCTTCCGACGCCCTGCCTCCGGAGAAGGTCCGGGAGCTGGTATCGCTGGGCTCCGGCGTGCCACTCTTTCTCGAGGAGTATGTCCGGATGGCCATCCGGTCATCGAGTGTTCAAACATCGGATTTTTCCCCCAATACGATGGAACTCCTTTCTTCCCGAATCGATGATCTGGGCGAGCATAAGGAACTGGCCCAGATTGCTGCCTGTCTCGGAAGGGAGTTTCCGAAGGATCTCTTCGGGCGGGTGGCCTCTTCACTGCATCCGGGCCAACAAGTTCCAAGATGGGAGTGTGGACTCAACACCCTTTTCGGAAAGGGGATTCTGATCAGGAGCGGGGAGGATCCTGAGTCGGTCTTGAGTTTTCGTCACGGGATTTTGCGGGATGCGATCCTCCGCTCCTTGCCGGATTCACGGCGGATGTTGATCCATCGACGGACGGTCGATGTTTTGAGGGAACAATTCTCCGACCGGGTCGAACAGGAACCGGATTGTCTGGCAGAACATATGGAAAAAGCCGGAATGTTCGAGGAGGTTCTTCCGGTCCTGGTTCGCGCCGCCAAGCGGGCAATTGCGATGGGGGCGATCCAGGAAGCCGGAGCCCGTCTGGAAAAGGCCCTTGAAATCGTCAGAAGCGATCGCTCGGAGAAGTCCCGGGAAAGGGAGCTCGAGATTCTCCTCGTCATCGGACCGGTCTGCCGGGTGCTTCACGGCTATGGATCGGACCGGATCGATGCGATCTACAGAAGTGCATTCGAGTTGTGCGACATGGTCGGACCTTCTTTCCGGACATTCCCTCTACTCTACGCCATGTGGGCCAGCGCGATCACCCGGTTTGGACCGGCGGAAGCGTTGCCCTGGGCCCGGAATCTCATGATCCATAGCCGGAAAAGCGGGCTTTGGGAAGATCGGGTCCGGGCGAGCCATGTTTTGGGGAATACGTTTTCCTGGACTGGAAAGCTTGACGAGTCGGAGAGGTCTTTGAAGGACGGGCTTTCAGAGGCCGCCGGATTCTACGACCTTGCGAGCAAGCCGGATCTTTCTCCCTATGCGGAGGAGCCGGTCGTCGGGCTGATGTGCGACCTTTCCCGGGTCTACTGCCTTCAGGGGAGGTCAGGGGAAGCGGAAAGCTGGGCATCCCGGGCGATCGGGCGGTCGACGGATCTTGGTCATCCGCTCTCCTTGTGCCTCTCCCTGTCCTCCATGACTCTCATCCATTTCTTTTCAGGTGAGTCCGAAAAGGCGGATGCGGTTTCGAGAAGGTTGCGATCCCTGTCAGAAACACATGGTTTTGAGTTGTGGGTGCACTCGGCTCTCTTTTCCATCGGTTGGTCCAAGGGGAGCGAGAAAGGGTGCGACATGATGCGGGATGCAAAACAGGTGATCATGAAGGATCTTCCTGGTTATGCCCCCCTATACAGCCTGTTCGAGGCCGACGGAGCCATTCGGGCAAAGAATCCCGAACGGGCGCTCATCGCTCTTCAGGAAGGAAGAAGGGCAGCTGTTTCAACGGGAATCAGCATTCTTGACCCGGAGCTTCTCCGGCTTGAAGGCGAGGCCCGTCTCATGATCGAACCCCATCGCTCCGAGCTGTCGAGAGCTCTCTATGGTGAAGCGCTCGACAGGGCCATTTCGAGCGGGGCGTACGGGCTGGCGCTGAAGGCTGTCCTGTCTCTTTCCCGGATTGTTCCGGGAGATATCCTGAAGGTCCGGGAGATTCTCGAGCATCTTCCCGAGATCGGGAGGGCGCCAGATTGGGAACAGGCCTTCAGGATCTCCCAGAATGTTCAGGAACCTTCGGGGGAATCCGGATTGCCCTGA